In Rhizophagus irregularis chromosome 1, complete sequence, one genomic interval encodes:
- a CDS encoding Splicing factor 3B subunit 4: MPVKPTNWNLNNKVLPDETVKVMQIMNQIKLYGKPIRVNKVTLGKKNLDVSASLFIGNLDSGIGEKMLYDTFSTFGITSKIA, encoded by the exons ATGCCGGTCAAACCTACGAACTGGAATTTGAATAATAAG GTATTGCCCGACGAAACGG TGAAGGTGATGCAGATAATGAATCAAATCAAGTTGTATGGGAAACCTATTCGTGTCAATAAA GTAACTTTGGGCAAAAAGAATTTGGACGTAAGCGCTTCATTATTTATAGGGAATTTGGATTCTGGTATTGGTGAAAAAATGTTGTACGATACGTTCAGCACTTTTGGTATTACTTCCAAG attgcATGA